One window from the genome of Helicobacter pylori encodes:
- the ffh gene encoding signal recognition particle protein, producing the protein MFQALSDGFKNALNKIRFQDDEKALDRALDELKKTLLKNDVHHKVARELLKKVESQTKLNGIGKQQFLDALEKSLLEILSAKGSSGFTFAQTPPTVVLMAGLQGSGKTTTTAKLAHYLKTKNKKVLLCACDLQRLAAVEQLKVLGEQVGVEVFYEENKSVKEIANNALKRAKEAQFDVLLVDSAGRLAIDKELMQELKEVKEILNPHEVLYVADALSGQDGVKSANTFNEEIGVSGVVLSKFDSDSKGGIALGITYQLGLPLRFIGSGEKIPDLDVFVPERIVGRLMGAGDIISLAEKTASVLNPNEAKDLSKKLKKGQFTFNDFLNQIEKVKKLGSMSSLISMIPGLGNMASALKDTDLESSLEVKKIKAMVNSMTKKEQENPEILNGSRRKRIALGSGLEVSEINRIIKRFDQASKMAKRLTNKKGISDLMNLMSQAKNQTPPKMH; encoded by the coding sequence ATGTTTCAAGCATTAAGCGATGGGTTTAAAAACGCGCTCAATAAAATCCGCTTTCAAGACGATGAAAAAGCGCTAGATCGGGCGTTAGACGAATTGAAAAAAACGCTTTTAAAAAACGATGTGCATCATAAAGTGGCTAGAGAATTGCTCAAAAAAGTGGAAAGCCAGACTAAACTTAATGGCATTGGCAAGCAGCAATTTTTAGACGCTTTAGAAAAGAGTTTGTTGGAAATTTTAAGCGCTAAAGGGAGCAGTGGTTTCACTTTCGCTCAAACGCCCCCCACCGTGGTTTTAATGGCCGGTTTGCAAGGGAGCGGTAAGACAACCACTACCGCTAAACTCGCTCATTATTTAAAAACCAAAAATAAAAAAGTGCTTTTATGCGCATGCGATTTGCAACGCTTAGCGGCGGTGGAGCAATTAAAGGTTTTGGGCGAACAGGTGGGCGTGGAAGTGTTTTATGAAGAAAATAAAAGCGTGAAAGAAATCGCCAACAACGCTTTAAAAAGGGCTAAAGAAGCGCAATTTGATGTTTTACTCGTGGATAGCGCGGGGCGTTTAGCCATTGATAAAGAGCTTATGCAAGAATTAAAAGAAGTTAAAGAAATCTTAAACCCCCATGAAGTGCTGTATGTCGCAGACGCGTTGAGCGGGCAAGATGGGGTCAAAAGCGCGAACACCTTTAACGAAGAAATAGGCGTGAGCGGGGTGGTGTTAAGCAAATTTGATAGCGATTCTAAAGGGGGTATCGCTTTAGGCATCACTTATCAATTAGGCTTACCCTTGCGTTTTATTGGGAGCGGGGAAAAAATCCCTGATTTAGATGTGTTTGTACCTGAAAGGATTGTGGGGCGTTTGATGGGGGCTGGAGATATTATCTCGCTCGCTGAAAAAACCGCTAGCGTTTTAAACCCTAATGAAGCCAAAGATTTGAGCAAAAAACTCAAAAAAGGGCAATTCACTTTCAACGATTTTTTAAACCAGATTGAAAAAGTGAAAAAATTAGGCTCTATGAGTTCTCTAATCTCTATGATTCCAGGTTTAGGGAATATGGCAAGCGCGCTGAAAGACACGGATTTAGAAAGCTCTTTAGAGGTGAAAAAAATCAAGGCTATGGTCAATTCCATGACCAAAAAAGAGCAAGAAAACCCTGAAATTTTAAACGGCAGCCGAAGAAAAAGGATCGCTTTAGGGAGCGGCTTAGAAGTGTCTGAAATCAACCGCATCATCAAACGCTTTGATCAAGCGAGCAAAATGGCGAAACGCTTAAC
- the valS gene encoding valine--tRNA ligase, whose product MKQESTTYQPQEIEKKIYEICSHRGYFEIDGNEKIQEKGKRFCLMMPPPNVTGILHIGHALTLSLQDILARYKRMDGYKTLYQPGLDHAGIATQNVVEKQLLSQGIKKEDLGREEFIKKVWEWKEKSGGAILEQMKRLGVSAAFSRTRFTMDKGLQRAVKLAFLKWYEQGLIVQDNYMVNWCTKDGALSDIEVEYEERKGALYYIRYYLENQKDYLVVATTRPETLFGDSALMVNPNDERYKHLVGQKAILPLINRTIPIIADAHVEMEFGTGCVKVTPGHDFNDYEVGKRHHLEMIKIFDEKGILNAHCGEFENLERLEARDKVVEKLKENALLEKIEEHMHQVGHCYRCHNVVEPYVSKQWFVKPEIAQSSIEKIQQGLARFYPSNWINNYNAWMRELRPWCISRQLFWGHQIPVFTCENNHQFVSLDTPLSCPTCKSGKLEQDKDVLDTWFSSGLWAFSTLGWGQEKSDLFNENDLKDFYPNTTLITGFDILFFWVARMLFCSESLLGELPFKDIYLHALVRDEKGEKMSKSKGNVIDPLEMIEKYGADSLRFTLANLCATGRDIKLSIVHLENNKNFANKIFNAVSYLKLKQEAFKDRERLSEYQTPLGRYAKSRLNFVTKETRNALDNYRFNDATTLLYRFLWGEFCDWFIEFSKVENEAIDELGSVLKEALKLLHPFMPFISESLYHKLSNTELENTESIMVMPYPKDLVQDEKLEHEFEVIKDCIVSLRRLKIMLETPPIVLKEASVGLREAIENTERLQTYAQKLARLEKVSVISSKPLKSVSDVGEFCQTYANLENLDLSPLVARLKKQLEKLEKEKLKLNLHNENFVKNAPKSVLEKAKESLKTLLEKESKIKQELDLLEQP is encoded by the coding sequence ATGAAACAAGAATCCACCACTTACCAGCCCCAAGAAATAGAAAAAAAGATTTATGAAATTTGCTCTCATAGGGGGTATTTTGAAATTGATGGCAATGAAAAAATCCAAGAAAAAGGCAAACGATTTTGCTTGATGATGCCCCCTCCTAATGTGACCGGTATTTTACACATAGGGCATGCTTTAACTTTAAGCTTGCAAGATATTTTAGCGCGCTACAAACGCATGGACGGGTATAAGACTTTGTATCAGCCCGGGCTTGATCACGCCGGCATTGCGACGCAAAATGTTGTGGAAAAGCAGCTTTTAAGTCAAGGGATTAAAAAAGAAGATTTAGGGCGTGAAGAGTTCATTAAAAAAGTGTGGGAATGGAAAGAAAAGAGCGGGGGAGCGATTTTAGAGCAAATGAAGCGTTTAGGCGTGAGCGCGGCTTTTTCTAGGACTCGTTTCACGATGGATAAGGGCTTGCAAAGAGCGGTTAAATTGGCGTTTTTGAAATGGTATGAACAAGGTCTCATCGTTCAAGATAACTACATGGTGAATTGGTGCACTAAAGATGGGGCATTGAGCGATATTGAAGTGGAGTATGAAGAGCGTAAGGGGGCGTTGTATTATATTAGATATTATTTAGAAAATCAAAAAGATTATTTAGTGGTGGCTACCACACGCCCTGAAACTTTGTTTGGCGATAGCGCGCTTATGGTCAATCCTAACGATGAGAGATACAAGCATTTAGTGGGGCAAAAAGCGATCCTGCCTTTAATCAATCGCACAATCCCTATTATCGCTGATGCACATGTGGAAATGGAGTTTGGCACAGGGTGTGTGAAGGTTACCCCTGGGCATGATTTTAACGATTACGAAGTGGGCAAACGCCACCATTTGGAGATGATTAAAATCTTTGATGAAAAGGGGATTTTAAACGCGCATTGCGGGGAGTTTGAAAATTTAGAGCGATTAGAGGCCAGAGATAAGGTCGTAGAAAAATTAAAAGAAAACGCCTTATTAGAAAAGATAGAAGAGCATATGCATCAAGTGGGGCATTGCTATCGTTGTCATAATGTGGTAGAGCCTTATGTGTCTAAGCAGTGGTTTGTCAAGCCTGAGATCGCTCAAAGTTCTATTGAAAAAATCCAACAGGGTTTAGCGCGATTCTACCCTTCTAATTGGATCAATAATTATAACGCTTGGATGAGGGAATTACGCCCTTGGTGTATCAGCAGGCAATTGTTTTGGGGGCATCAAATACCGGTATTTACTTGTGAAAATAACCACCAGTTTGTAAGCCTAGACACCCCCTTAAGTTGCCCTACTTGTAAGAGTGGAAAACTAGAGCAAGATAAAGATGTGCTAGACACTTGGTTCAGTTCAGGGCTATGGGCGTTTTCTACTTTGGGGTGGGGGCAAGAAAAAAGCGATTTGTTTAATGAAAACGATTTGAAGGATTTCTACCCTAACACAACGCTCATTACCGGGTTTGACATCCTCTTTTTTTGGGTGGCTAGGATGCTTTTTTGCAGCGAATCGCTTTTAGGCGAATTGCCCTTTAAAGATATTTACTTGCACGCCTTAGTCAGGGATGAAAAGGGTGAAAAAATGAGCAAATCTAAAGGTAATGTGATCGATCCTTTAGAAATGATAGAAAAATACGGCGCGGATAGCTTGCGTTTCACTTTAGCCAATTTGTGCGCTACGGGCAGGGACATTAAGCTTTCTATTGTGCATTTAGAAAATAACAAGAATTTCGCCAACAAGATTTTCAATGCGGTGAGTTATTTGAAACTCAAACAAGAAGCTTTTAAAGACAGGGAGCGTTTGAGTGAATACCAAACGCCTTTGGGGCGTTATGCGAAATCGCGCTTAAATTTTGTGACTAAAGAGACTCGTAACGCTTTAGATAACTACCGCTTTAATGATGCGACGACTTTGTTATACCGCTTTTTGTGGGGGGAATTTTGCGATTGGTTCATTGAATTTTCTAAAGTGGAAAATGAAGCGATAGACGAATTAGGGAGCGTGTTAAAAGAGGCTTTAAAACTCTTGCACCCTTTCATGCCCTTTATCAGCGAGTCTTTATACCACAAGCTCAGCAATACGGAACTAGAAAACACTGAATCTATCATGGTCATGCCTTACCCTAAAGATTTAGTGCAAGATGAAAAATTAGAGCATGAATTTGAAGTGATCAAAGATTGCATTGTGTCTTTAAGGCGTTTAAAAATCATGCTAGAAACCCCACCGATTGTTTTAAAAGAAGCGAGCGTGGGGTTAAGGGAAGCCATAGAAAACACCGAGCGTTTGCAAACTTACGCCCAAAAATTAGCGAGATTAGAAAAAGTCAGCGTGATTAGTTCTAAGCCTTTAAAAAGCGTGAGCGATGTGGGGGAATTTTGCCAAACTTATGCGAATTTAGAAAATCTTGATTTAAGCCCGCTGGTTGCTCGTTTAAAAAAGCAGCTAGAAAAACTGGAAAAAGAAAAACTAAAACTCAATTTGCACAATGAAAATTTTGTCAAAAACGCGCCTAAAAGCGTGCTGGAAAAAGCCAAAGAGAGTTTAAAAACGCTTTTAGAAAAAGAAAGTAAAATTAAGCAAGAATTGGATTTGTTAGAACAACCATAA
- the fliW gene encoding flagellar assembly protein FliW, with the protein MNYFLKAPILGFEHINEVRLEKIDSLFSRLVSQTNSPMALDMVLVNPYCLREYSFVIPKYIELLLELDSHSKVEVYCVVVLQKNLEDSMVNFLAPLVFNSKNGFGAQVALSMMDYPDFGFRDPLKSFVIQERERA; encoded by the coding sequence GTGAATTACTTTTTAAAAGCCCCTATTTTAGGGTTTGAGCATATCAATGAGGTGCGTTTGGAAAAAATTGATTCCTTATTCAGCCGATTGGTTAGTCAAACGAACTCGCCCATGGCGTTGGATATGGTCTTAGTGAATCCCTATTGTTTGAGGGAATACAGCTTTGTGATACCCAAATACATAGAATTACTGCTAGAATTAGATTCTCACTCCAAAGTTGAGGTGTATTGCGTGGTCGTGTTGCAAAAAAATTTAGAAGATTCTATGGTTAATTTCTTAGCCCCCTTAGTGTTTAATTCCAAAAATGGCTTTGGCGCTCAAGTCGCACTTTCTATGATGGATTATCCGGATTTTGGCTTTAGGGATCCTTTAAAAAGCTTTGTGATTCAAGAAAGAGAACGAGCTTAA
- the murG gene encoding undecaprenyldiphospho-muramoylpentapeptide beta-N-acetylglucosaminyltransferase: MKFALTGGGTGGHLSIAKALAIELEKQGIEAIYLGSTYGQDREWFENSPLFSERYFFNTQGVVNKSFFKKINSLFLQVKAAFKAKEILKKHQITHTISVGGFSAGPASFASLLNHIPLYIHEQNAIKGSLNRYLSPKAKAVFSSYAFKDKGNHVLTSYPVQNAFFDFARTRTEIKHILFLGGSQGAKAINEFALLNAPKLTKQGIKITHICGPNSYEQVRFFYQELGLLDKVELFAFHNNIIEVMHRADLCVSRAGASSVWELCANGLPTIFIPYPFASNNHQYYNVLEFEKENLCYVVPQNELLPKKLFEVIRKLNQKDDQGNKNLTTISNQLQQKIAKDGAKTIIETILSA; the protein is encoded by the coding sequence ATGAAATTCGCTCTTACAGGGGGAGGCACAGGGGGGCATCTCTCTATCGCTAAAGCCTTAGCCATAGAATTAGAAAAGCAAGGCATAGAGGCTATTTATTTAGGCTCCACTTATGGGCAAGATAGAGAATGGTTTGAAAATAGCCCCTTATTTAGCGAACGCTATTTTTTCAACACTCAAGGCGTGGTCAATAAAAGCTTTTTTAAAAAAATAAATTCTTTATTTTTGCAAGTTAAAGCCGCTTTTAAGGCTAAAGAAATTTTAAAAAAACACCAGATCACGCACACCATTAGCGTGGGAGGTTTTAGCGCAGGGCCGGCGAGTTTTGCAAGCTTACTCAATCACATACCCCTTTATATCCATGAGCAAAATGCGATTAAAGGCTCTCTTAACCGCTACCTTTCCCCAAAAGCTAAGGCGGTGTTTTCAAGCTATGCGTTTAAAGATAAGGGAAATCATGTTTTAACCTCCTATCCCGTGCAAAACGCTTTTTTTGATTTTGCTAGGACTCGCACTGAAATCAAGCATATTTTATTTTTAGGCGGTTCGCAAGGGGCAAAAGCGATCAATGAATTTGCGTTATTAAACGCTCCCAAACTCACCAAACAAGGGATTAAAATCACGCACATTTGCGGCCCCAATTCTTATGAACAAGTGCGTTTTTTTTACCAGGAATTAGGGCTGTTGGACAAGGTAGAATTGTTCGCTTTCCACAATAACATCATAGAAGTCATGCATAGAGCGGATTTGTGTGTGAGCCGAGCGGGTGCTAGCAGCGTGTGGGAATTGTGTGCCAATGGCTTACCCACGATTTTTATCCCCTACCCTTTTGCGAGCAATAACCACCAGTATTACAATGTCTTAGAATTTGAAAAAGAAAACTTATGCTATGTCGTGCCTCAAAATGAATTATTGCCTAAAAAACTCTTTGAAGTCATCAGAAAGCTCAACCAAAAAGACGATCAAGGCAATAAAAACCTCACCACTATCAGCAACCAATTGCAACAAAAAATCGCTAAAGACGGTGCAAAAACCATCATTGAAACGATTTTGAGCGCCTAA
- the hopI gene encoding Hop family outer membrane protein HopI, with protein sequence MQNFVFNKKWLICSSLLPLFFLNPLAAEDDGFFMGVSYQTSLAVQRVDNSGLNASQDASTYIRQNAIALESAAVPLAYYLEAMGQQTRVLMQMLCPDPSKRCLLYAGGYQQNAQNGDTGNNPPRGNVNATFDMQSLVSNLDKLTQLIGETLIRNPENLSNAKLFEVKFGNQSTVIALPSGLTNAMNALNNDITNALTTLWYNQTLTNKSFSTPDGSPVSFSPEVLQHLLQDGLATASNSQTICSTQNQCTATNEAKSIAQNAQNIFQALMQAGILGGLANEKQFGFTYNKAPNGSDSQQGYQSFSGPGYYTKNGANGATQAPLKDLPAGATIGSGNGQYTYHPSSAVYYLADSIIANGITASMIFSGMQVFANKAAKLTGTSSYSQMQEAINYGESLLSNTVAYGDFITNWVAPYLDLNNKGLNFLPSYGGKANTNNITPNLTPQQAQQEQKVIINQLEQATNAPTPAQIDKILANPYSPTAKTLMAYGLYRSKEVIGGVIDEMQTKVNQVYQMGFARNFLEHNSNSNNMNGFGVKMGYKQFFGKKRMFGLRYYGFYDFGYVQFGAGSSLVKATLSSYGAGTDFLYNVFTRKRGTEAIDIGFFAGIQLAGQTWKTNFLDQVDGNHLKPKDTSFQFLFDLGIRTNFSKIAKQRRSRFSQGVEFGLKIPVLYHTYYQSEGVTAKYRRAFSFYVGYNIGF encoded by the coding sequence TTGCAAAACTTTGTTTTTAATAAAAAATGGCTCATCTGTTCTAGCCTACTCCCCTTGTTTTTTCTTAACCCTTTAGCGGCAGAAGATGATGGGTTTTTTATGGGGGTGAGTTATCAAACTTCTCTAGCCGTTCAAAGGGTGGATAACTCAGGGCTTAACGCCAGTCAAGACGCATCCACCTACATCCGCCAAAACGCTATCGCTCTAGAATCTGCAGCGGTGCCTTTAGCCTATTATTTAGAAGCGATGGGCCAACAAACCAGGGTTTTAATGCAAATGCTCTGCCCTGATCCTTCTAAAAGATGTTTGCTCTATGCGGGGGGCTATCAACAAAACGCCCAAAATGGCGATACAGGCAACAACCCCCCAAGAGGCAATGTCAATGCCACCTTTGATATGCAATCTCTAGTCAGTAATTTAGACAAGCTCACCCAACTCATCGGCGAGACTTTAATCCGTAACCCTGAAAATCTTTCTAACGCTAAACTCTTTGAAGTCAAATTCGGCAATCAAAGCACTGTTATTGCCTTGCCTAGTGGTCTAACCAATGCTATGAACGCTTTAAACAATGATATTACCAACGCTTTAACCACGCTCTGGTATAACCAAACCTTAACGAATAAATCTTTTAGCACCCCTGATGGCAGTCCTGTGAGTTTTAGCCCTGAAGTCTTGCAACACCTTTTACAAGACGGCTTAGCCACAGCAAGTAATAGTCAAACCATTTGCAGCACTCAAAACCAATGCACCGCTACCAATGAAGCTAAATCTATCGCTCAAAACGCCCAAAACATCTTCCAAGCTTTAATGCAAGCAGGGATTTTAGGGGGTTTAGCGAATGAAAAGCAATTTGGCTTCACTTACAACAAAGCCCCTAATGGCAGCGATTCCCAACAAGGCTATCAAAGCTTTAGCGGCCCGGGTTATTACACTAAAAACGGCGCTAATGGCGCTACCCAAGCGCCCTTAAAAGACTTGCCCGCTGGAGCGACAATAGGATCAGGCAATGGCCAATACACCTACCACCCTAGCTCGGCGGTCTATTATTTAGCCGATAGCATCATCGCTAATGGTATCACCGCTTCTATGATCTTTTCAGGCATGCAAGTTTTTGCTAACAAGGCCGCTAAACTGACAGGCACTTCAAGCTATAGCCAGATGCAAGAAGCGATCAACTATGGGGAAAGCTTGCTTAGTAACACCGTAGCGTATGGGGATTTCATCACCAATTGGGTCGCCCCCTATTTGGATTTAAACAATAAAGGTTTGAATTTCTTGCCTAGCTATGGAGGAAAAGCTAATACCAATAATATAACCCCTAATTTAACCCCGCAACAAGCCCAACAAGAGCAAAAAGTCATCATAAACCAACTAGAGCAAGCCACAAACGCCCCCACCCCCGCGCAAATAGACAAGATCTTAGCCAACCCCTATTCCCCCACGGCAAAAACTTTAATGGCTTATGGGCTTTATCGCTCTAAAGAAGTGATTGGCGGGGTGATTGATGAAATGCAAACTAAAGTGAATCAAGTCTATCAAATGGGCTTTGCTAGGAATTTTTTGGAGCATAACTCTAATTCTAATAACATGAACGGCTTTGGCGTGAAAATGGGCTATAAGCAATTCTTTGGCAAAAAGCGCATGTTTGGGCTTAGGTATTATGGTTTTTATGATTTTGGTTATGTTCAATTTGGCGCAGGATCTTCTTTAGTGAAAGCCACTCTCTCTAGCTATGGGGCAGGCACAGACTTTCTTTATAATGTTTTTACCCGAAAAAGAGGGACTGAAGCGATAGATATAGGTTTTTTTGCCGGCATCCAACTTGCAGGGCAAACCTGGAAAACGAATTTTTTAGATCAAGTGGATGGCAACCATCTTAAGCCCAAGGACACTTCTTTCCAATTCCTTTTTGATTTAGGCATAAGGACTAATTTTTCCAAAATCGCCAAGCAAAGAAGATCCCGTTTTTCTCAAGGGGTAGAATTTGGCCTTAAAATACCGGTGCTTTATCACACCTATTACCAATCAGAAGGCGTTACAGCGAAGTATAGAAGAGCCTTTAGTTTTTATGTGGGCTACAACATAGGCTTTTGA